DNA sequence from the Thunnus maccoyii chromosome 7, fThuMac1.1, whole genome shotgun sequence genome:
acagactgactgacactaaaacacacagcacTTATGTAAGGCGGCCGTCACagccaacagcagcagttgGAACAGACACTGTACCTTTTTCTCTGGAGAAAACCTTAGAGGTTCTACAATGTACAAGTCATCTGGACCTACtggggaggggagagaggggcCAGGTTAATGATGGAATGGGAAACAGGAAAACATACATGTAACAAGCATGAAGTGACCTTGCAAGTAGTTTTATTAAATGTGCAACGGCAAAAGATAATCCATATTCTAATAATGTCTACACAGAAGGTAGCGAGTAGCTTCACATGGTTGACAATGCATTTTGTtagatatgtatatatttacaaCAAATTTGACAAGAACTAGAAAGATTTAGCGAATATCACAGGAAagcatgttatttttttttattgattactaCTTGCAAATGTCTACCATAAGCCAGCAAAGCATCGTGCTCTATTATTACACTCCTTAAGCCTGCATGTGGACACAAGCTGGCAATGACAGCCTCTCAGCCTCAAGggcaaactctctctctctctctctcacacacacacacacacacacacacacagctgagggATAATGAACAGCAGGGGGAGTTTTAGGTTTCATGAATCAAAGACTTTATTCTTTTAGTGCTTGCACAAGCCTCTCCCTGTGCGTTTGTGTTGCTGGAGGCGCTGGCAACACCAGGGATATCAGCCACTAAGCATGGCGCCATGTGCTGAGAGGAAACAGCGAAGATATTGACAGTATGAGAGACGGAAGTAAAGGAAAAAGTGCTTGAGATTGGAGAATGCTTGGATGTGAACAGTTACGCGGCAAGAGCTGCAGCAGTCTGACGCAGAAAGCCTGAGAGGGTTTACGGAAGCGATAGAGCGGTTTTTGCAATGAGCTGACGGAAGTATCGAGCCTCACTGTTGCTTATGTTTCAATGACAAATGCAGAGGGAGAAACACGATAGATGGAGAACACATAGAGAAGGCAGGTTGGAGGAGAGActtgtgtgtagtgtgtgtttaGGTGAGGGTGTTTTTACCTTCTGTAGAGGACAGGTGGAACGACTTGGAGCGAACAAGCGGACAGGTCACCCTGCGCTTAAGGCTCATATCGTCATAGGAGGAGAAGCATCTGACAATAAAAGATGATATTCACATTCATAAAGTGTTGTTTACATTGTCAATAGTCCAACTTCAGTTAGTGGCAGGACAGGAGTGACAGCATTAGATGAGCACATAACAGCTGAATTATGGTGTAAGTGATTCAATATGTTCTATTCAAAAGcagaataataaaactgaatattagATGAAAAACCTCATAAATAactcagacaaacaaaaagtctaaataaactaagcatgtgcatgtgtgtgtgtgagagagagagagagagagagagaaacaaacctCTTGGGGCTGGGGTAGTGGTGGCTCTTGGGAAGGGCAGCGGTGTTGGTGTTGGGGTTAGGAGAAGAGCTGCGGCAGCACTGCAGACACAGCAGGAGGcccagagacagacacagaaccAGCGAGACCACCAGGTAGCTCTGACGGTCAGAtacctgcagagaaaaaaaaaatccatcgGCTAAAGTGAAATGCAGCGCAAGtttgcaaaacacacatttaaaacctttcCCCACATAACATTACAGAGAATCAAATGAATATTCAGTACGTTAGTAGCAGGTTGGGCATTTCACACTGTCTTAAAGTGACATATTACATCACAGATCATACATTAAAACTTCATACGCACCACCGTACCATCCAAAGGTTTATGTGACATGTTTAGATACAAATAGGAATCAAGCTGTTTATCAATAAGCTGACTTAGGACTTCCCTTCATATTCCCTCTTCTTCACTTATACAGGTGGTGATTTTAAAAAGGTTATTAGGATTATATTCAGATATGATACACTCTCCAAGTGTATCAACAATTTGCCATTTTGTCATTCTGCCAACTTGTCAGCAAAGGGCCTGAAATACAAAGTGCACTCTTCACTACTTCACTTATTAGACAACGTGGTGTGATTTGCAGTTTTGGAGTATTACATCTAATGGAAATTCATTCCCAGTTGTTGGCAGCTGCCTGACAGTCAAGTCTGCTCACTGCATTCCATATTAGTTTATCCTTCATAAAATCTATACTCTCCCAATGTAACTCAATCCTTATGAGCACAGAAGATGTCCTTCTTGTTGTAACTGTATGCTCTCAGAGAAAGGTCAGTAGGGTATTTTGAAATCAACCACTGACCCTGCCTGAGTCCACAGATAGAAAATTCTGGGAATGACCACAGAAATATTTAGGACAACTGGAATTAGTGTTCGCTTGGTCTCCAAACATATTTGTTAATCTGCTTCACAGTTGACTCATGTGAATGTCTTCATGTCCTTTCTGTATGTACATGGCCCGGTGGgatctctccctctcagtcatGCCACCAAATTCCAACTGCTGATGAACTACTTATGAACAAACTGTGactcatattttaatatttaaaggaCTTCCAGCGAACTGTCAACTGGGGCCTGAAACAAAATGCATATTTCCTACAATTAGTATAATTTGTTCATGTTCTTTTAGCTGTTAGCCCCATCTCCATATGGTCTGTTCATTAATGTAATGTTTCAAACACCTGTTTTGCCGAGATCGTTATGCATTCCGAGCAGCAAAATCAATATCCTGACTCTGGATTGTGTTAGGCATGGATAGATCTGACCAAAGAAACCCCCCAAAAAGTCCCCTCGTATGTGCCTGTTTGAATAATAGTGGTTTGCTCTAAACAACCACTGTGatgttaaacatttgttttgcatcAGGAGAATCCAGTATGTAGTCACCTCAGCTATAAAAGCACAGCAGGAAACCCAAGTGTTAGTCAGCTCTAGTTAGTCAGATTGATAATTGTttgcatttatataaatgactaaaacatcACTCCATTATGACACTAATTTCTTTCTGAAGAGTATAAGCTAGTAAAGACTGCATTCCTGCCTCAATCAGACAGGATGTCAGATCTATTGTCTTCTGATAACTGGTTGGAAAATGTCATACTGATGTATAATCAGCATGTAAGCAGTCGGCAATACTGCTTGAAATAACTAGCAATCAACAACAGCAGGCTGGTCACCTCTCTCTGCAGCTGGCCAACTGTAACGGTGAGATTGAGCATCAGTTTAGTGACGTTCTCCAGCTGGCTCTGCAGAACCTGGATGGAGTCGGTCTGCTTCTGGTCCTGAAAATGTACAAAGAGGAAGCAAAGCACAACAGTGAATGATCTGTCACATGACTATTAACTATCAGTGCAtcaatttctctttctgtgtgtgatttCATGCAAACTGACCTGCTCCTCGGCAATGCGGGAGGTGTTCTGCAGTTTGATGATGGTCTTATTGAACGCTCTCTGCATCTCTTCCATCTGTTTACGGtatctgaaaaacacaaatgcaaaagtCACAATCTGTGAAATTCTCTTACATGTTCGTATGACTCTACCAAGCAAATTGCAGCTTTGTTAAAAGACACGTCCAGTGTCCATGTGCAGTTATTATTACTACATAATTATAAGGTTCTTTGTGTCCAGTGGTTTCACCTCTGGCTGAGCTCCTCCAGGTATCTGCTGGACAGACTCATGTTCATCTCCAGGGCTTTGATCCTGTTGTTCAGCCTCATGAACACACTCTCCTTCTGGCTGGAGCCGTGCACTGCTCCACCATTTAATAATACGCTGTTCCCGTTCACTGCGCCGCCATTATAATCCCCCCCATTCTGCAGCTCTGCATAGAAGTCTGTAGCTGTCCGGTGGACGTTCCCATTCCCATTAGTGCTTAACAGGTCTTCGTCCACCGTGTCTTCCATGCGATGGGGCTCTCCAGTCTGAGTGAGTGAGTCCCCGTGCTCCCCTTGAGACTGAGAAGCCTGgacagtgtgtctctgtgagtCCCCACTGTCTGCGCCTGActtaactgtgtctgtgtgagtatCAGTCAGAGGGAGAGCTGCTGGCAGTTCGGTGGGAGGGGGGATAAGGTCTTCAGGTCTTGACACAGTGGGAAGAGGGTGAACAGGCTGCTCCTTGACAGGGGGAAGTACAACACCAGGAGAGGCTGTCTCAGAGGCCAGAGGCTGTGGGGGAGAGCTAACAGTAAAAGTGGGTGTGGCACTACTGGCCTGCTGTGTCTCTAGGATAGAGACGGCTTGGAGGGGTGGAGTGGGAACAGGGTCCAGGGCTGCGTCTTTAATGGGAGGTAGCAGCTTCTCCTCATGTGTGGGGGTAGGGCGTGTTAGGGAACTGTGGATGTCTGAGAAACTGTGAGGGGGGATGGTAGAGGTTCTACTAGGCTCTAGAAGGATGTTGGGCTCTGGAGTGTGTGCGTCAGGggtgagatgtgtgtgtgtggtgtgtgccTCACCCAGAGGTTTGCCCTCATTTTGGCCCTTAAGAGGCACCTCAGGCTCTGGAGCTTTTTCTGTGAGGGGAAGGGCTTCTTGTAGAGGTGTGGGAACAGGGACAGGGAtctgtggaggtgtgtgtgtgagggcggGGGTGTTTGCAACAGGGGGTGTCTGTGTCTGAGAGCTCAGCTGCCTCCGCCTGAGGCTGCGGAGTCTCTCCTTAGCCAGCCTGGCTGAGCACCAGCGATGGAGCAGTTCGGGCAGGGTGGCCAtgcaggacagagacagagaagagaaggaggagaaaggacaGTACGCCTGGCTCTCCCACTGGTTCCTGTCTGCCTCCCTccttgtctcctcctctctcttctcttcctcctcctctccctcctcctccatcagagTGACAGTCGACTGTCTGggctcttcatcctcctcctcctctaccagAGTGACAATCTGTCTGTCCTCGTGGGGTTCGGGTGATGTGGGGGAGGGTGTGGAAGAGTCACTGGATATATTGGAGTCTTCCTGGGTTGTAGGATGTTCTGGCTCTGCAGGTTCCAGTCTGAAGGAAAGAAATGGAAAGCAGCATATTCATTGTGTGTTCTTGGAGaggttttgaagaaaaaattgtgtaaaaacaccaaaagttttgttttactCCTTGTGTAATGGTTTGCGTAATGGTTTATATGCCTTTAATTGGTCTTACACTGCAGTGCTGTGACGGGTTTCTACCAGTTTTGGTGTAACTTCTGTGCTCCCCTCCTTCTCAGTCTGGACCTCTGCTGTCGTATTACCtgcataaacacaaaacaatcaacaaaCTCACTACAGGACTTTGATAACACTTAGACAGCTACGGTACACTTGGTCATATAACTTAGTGAGATGTTTCTCCCCAGTCCTAGTATATGTGGCGGCAGGAAGCACACTGTAGAACAGACACCCTTTTACTTGCAGTTTGGCTGGCAAGCCCATGTTTTGGGAAGTCAGAAATACTGTGAACCAGTCTAGTCCAGTTAGAACCGATCTCTCTCCCACAATCTGAATTAGAGCCGTAAATGTAGAGAGAGccagcagtaaaaaaaagacacttaacAGAGTTAGACAGTAAATGGACAGCAGACTCTGTGGACTCTGGTTAAAATAAATTCTTGTGTGACAAAGGCTGttaagaataaaagaaaaaatacacaactcaTTTTGGAAAGTGTGTAAAAGTTGCATGAGTATTTTACAAAGTTGGTCTTCCAAAAAAGAGACTTGTTTTTagtttaaagaaagaaagaaaagaaattgtttaaaagcataaataaaatattagcGCTGGGTAAAATATGCGTTCAGGTGGATTTTTCCTCACATAGGTAGAGCTAAGTAATAGTCATTCTGATGCAGCTCCCTGTGTGGTAATTAAAACAAGGAGCAAGCTTGACATCATGGGCCCCCCTCAGTCCCCCATGCATGTGAGCTCCTCTGCCAAGaagtacaacacacacagccaaaGTTCTGCTGAGACTCAACTGGAGACCCCCTGCCGACGACCATATAAACATCTGGCTGTTTCTGCACGTATACACATGAACACTAAAGATATACATATGCTCGCACTTTAGGGAAGGAAACCGAGTGACCTACTTTTAAAAGCAGTTAATCTAAACAATATGTGGGAAGACCGGCATGCCAGTGGTTGGAggcagagaaatagagaaaaatggcAGCTGAACAGTGAGGATAGAgtgtagacagacagagagtatGGTATCTTTTCATACAAATTCTGTACAATTTGAAGCGATTTACAAAAGGATGCAAAACTTTGTTTCCATCAACTATATAATTGCTCTGCAAATATTCTGAAGCccttttgatttattattttttgggAGACATGTGATGGTGGGTGGCTGAAAAACACCAATGTctacagaaaagcagaaaaagctCACGGATCATCATTATGTAAATCTGTTTCCGTCTGCCTTTCTTTCATTTGCTCTTTATTTATACAAGTCTTCCACCACAGCCAGGTGTAAAAACTATGGTGtgatatttatgtgttttttgaaaTCCTTGGTTTTTCCATTCAGGTTTTCTTGGgcaaaaaatatgtgtataaaaaaaagattaaaagctTAATGGAGGCATTCTTTATACCTACTACTCAGAACTGTCAGTGAAACAAGCAAGAGTGACTTTAAGAATGAGTTTGTCACATTAATATGATGACTCATGCTAAACAATCTGCAGGGGAGTTTTCTGATGATCTGGAAACTATCAGGTTTTATATGGACAATCCTGTTATATTTCATAACACCCGTTAACAAGGTGTGGTTGCTCAAAGAGAACAAAGCAAATGCATGTCAGGGCCTAACTTTTCTAAGAGGAAGAATATGTAgaatcaatattttataatgttGGACCAGTTTCACCTGTTAAACTGTAGCATGTTAAACTGAAATCTATAGTCTTGCAAGACTGCAGAACAACTTTTACAATTTCAGTTCACATAAACAAAACCTCCAAAATAAATTGTGTCAATTTCTCCAAAAACTAGAGTTCAggaatgaaaataattcagtttttgAAGGGTAAAAAGGAAGACAGAACATATAGAAAAACCCCCAGATATGTCAGTCTGCTATAGTAAATGAAAGCAACAAGAACAAGTCcatgcaaaaaatgtcaaacttagTATGAAGATAACTAAAAGCTTTACAGCTGGCCTTCTTATACAAACAgctaaaaacaaagaaaaactgagCTTTGGAGACACAGGCTGCTGTCATCATATTTGTGTCAGACTTTTGTCTTTCCCACATTAGAATGACAGGACAGGATTTTGGTGAAAAATCAGCAACATGGTAATTTAGATGAGGAAGTTGTGGACATGAAAGGTGAAACAGGATGTAATAAGTATATGAAGGATGAGTACCTCCTGGTTCTGCTCCACCCTCTGGTTTGCCGCCCAGCACATTAGCAGCAATGTTGTTTACCATAGTTAAGATGGCATCTAAAAGAAAAGTACACACATGTAGTTATTTTGGAGGTCATGAAGTTCCTCGTAAATAAATTGACGGGCAGCAGCttgaaaacaaatgtgtgaTAGTGAATCAAAATGCTTtggcttttgtttttcctttttctcctctttgtcaCTGCTGCTCTGAACTGCATCAACATTATTTCCTTCACTAACTTTCTTTCCTAGTTTTTCCCTCAACGCTTTCCCTCAGTCCGCATTCTCTCTTGTTCAACTCCTCTCCGAGCCTGCTCAACTGAGggaaaaatgtttgtgttcctctgctgttttttttttaatggttttatggTTTGAGCCACGATGatttgtggtgtgtgtatgtgtggtgcaCCAGTCCTCCTTTTGCTACATCAGGAGACACAGGGGCACCAGTGTGattgcacgtgtgtgtgtgtgtgtgtgtgtgtgtgtgtgtgtgtgtgtgtgtgtgtgtgtgtgtgtgtgtgtgtgtgtgtgtgtggtgtgagcAGGAAAATTTCTGCAAGCCAAACCCCAATCTATGTCAATGTGCATGTATGATGCCAAGTAGGTTAAAATGCTGAGGAAACATTCAGCACTGTCTCCTGAGGAATGTAAAGGATCTGGTGTTTGCATGGGTTGCTGCACTTACATGTGTATTAAACTAATTTGGTAATAATTCTCCTTTTACATTCAGTATCAGATTCACTAAacaattttatgtattttttatggttTGAAGTTTCTGAACTGTATGCTGTTGCCACAAGCTGCTAAGGAATGTAGAAGAATTTGTTGTTCAGCcttgaaaaagtaaaagtactgtgGAGGCTTCTAGCCCTTCAAAATGCTGAGTAATGTTTTCTTAAATATCCTTCCTTCAATCATCCTAAAACGGTTATGCAAAACCAATTGTCATAGTGG
Encoded proteins:
- the suco gene encoding SUN domain-containing ossification factor isoform X5 yields the protein MKRLRVLLVCLIVALLCWYPSQHVYCSEQSLSGPGQSAGDKNPDGHKQELEQDTTQHKVVEEWMTHTSYDMGLETERAAQEKLATHNIHQEQTVNPREAEVEETKPNPESDTVPVAPEPEPSPDQVDLDLQTDTQDQDHDQEALVSSTPEPVSAQGQVSTDAPNPAEVLIDTPAAHPSLDSNPATSPDEAENTPTSQSASPTHTGAVRVASAGDELPVDSFVFAEHSVSQCGVIPPELATCENSPYGSPLLSVDEAGKEDQQSDQSQSSGPEAEVQSTSVHVDKEQQQQQQQQRQRQELEGGLSDLDREENTSHHHQEQQAGDASIARETDPSVPSKEDIPTFDEWKKQVMEVEKEKSQSLHTSTSGSPHPVKKVQKNFKNNYASVECGAKILSANNEAKSTSAILMENMDLYMLNPCSNKIWFVIELCEPIQVKQLDIANFELFSSTPKDFLVSISDRYPTNKWVKLGTFHARDERIVQSFPLDEQLYAKYVKMFIKYIKVELLSHFGSEHFCPLSLIRVFGTSMVEEYEEIADSQYPSERLEYLDEDYDYPPGYQPSEDKASKNLLGSATNAILTMVNNIAANVLGGKPEGGAEPGGNTTAEVQTEKEGSTEVTPKLVETRHSTAVLEPAEPEHPTTQEDSNISSDSSTPSPTSPEPHEDRQIVTLVEEEEDEEPRQSTVTLMEEEGEEEEEKREEETRREADRNQWESQAYCPFSSFSSLSLSCMATLPELLHRWCSARLAKERLRSLRRRQLSSQTQTPPVANTPALTHTPPQIPVPVPTPLQEALPLTEKAPEPEVPLKGQNEGKPLGEAHTTHTHLTPDAHTPEPNILLEPSRTSTIPPHSFSDIHSSLTRPTPTHEEKLLPPIKDAALDPVPTPPLQAVSILETQQASSATPTFTVSSPPQPLASETASPGVVLPPVKEQPVHPLPTVSRPEDLIPPPTELPAALPLTDTHTDTVKSGADSGDSQRHTVQASQSQGEHGDSLTQTGEPHRMEDTVDEDLLSTNGNGNVHRTATDFYAELQNGGDYNGGAVNGNSVLLNGGAVHGSSQKESVFMRLNNRIKALEMNMSLSSRYLEELSQRYRKQMEEMQRAFNKTIIKLQNTSRIAEEQDQKQTDSIQVLQSQLENVTKLMLNLTVTVGQLQREVSDRQSYLVVSLVLCLSLGLLLCLQCCRSSSPNPNTNTAALPKSHHYPSPKRCFSSYDDMSLKRRVTCPLVRSKSFHLSSTEEKALQNKIVGQG